The proteins below come from a single Oxyura jamaicensis isolate SHBP4307 breed ruddy duck chromosome 1, BPBGC_Ojam_1.0, whole genome shotgun sequence genomic window:
- the CBLL1 gene encoding E3 ubiquitin-protein ligase Hakai, protein MAHTDNDLQGTNSSGSLGGLDVRRRIPIKLISKQTNKAKPAPRTPRNMNRMPSKTQAGDEEEFDYNEEERYECKGGEMFGNQRRFPGPIFWDYKINLLGEKDDTPVHFCDKCGLPIKTYGRMIPCKHVFCYDCAILHEKKGDKMCPGCNEPVQRIEQCVRGSLFMCSIVQGCKRTYLSQRDLQAHINHRHMRAGKPVTRPPLEPVHPPIAPPPAEIPERFIMPPEKHHMSHIPPKQHIMMPPPPLQHVPHEHYNQPHEDIRAPPAEMAMAPPPPRPVSQDTFRISTRKHSNLITVPIQDDSNSGAREPPPPAPAPAHHHPEYQGQPVVTHPHHIMPPQQHYAPPPPPPPPISHPLQHPPQAAGTPHMVYSQAPPPPMTSAPPPITPPPGHIIAQMPPYMNHPPPGPPPPQHGGPPVNVSAPPPHHYNPNSLPQFSEDQGTLSPPFTQPGGMSPGIWPAPRGPPPPPRMQGPPAQAPLPGPHHPDQARYRPYYQ, encoded by the exons acAATGATTTGCAAGGAACAAATAGTTCAGGATCATTGGGTGGTCTTGATGTTCGTAGAAGAATCCCTATAAAGCTGATCTCAAAACAGACCAATAAAGCCAAACCTGCACCTCGGACTCCTAGGAATATGAACAGGATGCCTTCGAAGACCCAAGCTGGTGATGAAG aagaATTTGATTATAACGAAGAGGAGCGGTATGAATGCAAAGGAGGTGAAATGTTTGGAAATCAAAGGAGATTCCCTGGACCCATTTTCTGGGACTATAAG ATAAACTTGCTGGGGGAGAAGGACGATACACCCGTCCATTTCTGCGATAAGTGTGGATTGCCCATCAAAACCTACGGACGCATG atacCTTGCAAACATGTTTTCTGCTATGACTGTGCTATCCTACATGAGAAAAAGGGAGACAAGATGTGTCCAGG CTGTAACGAACCTGTGCAGCGAATTGAGCAGTGCGTACGAGGGTCTCTCTTCATGTGTAGCATTGTTCAAGGGTGCAAGAGAACTTACCTGTCACAGAGAGACCTACAAGCTCACATCAACCACCGCCATATGAGAGCTGGAAAGCCCGTTACTCGCCCTCCACTGGAGCCCGTTCATCCTCCGATTGCCCCGCCACCCGCCGAAATTCCTGAGCGTTTCATAATGCCACCTGAGAAACATCACATGAGCCACATTCCACCAAAGCAGCACATCATGATGCCCCCGCCTCCTCTGCAGCACGTGCCCCACGAGCATTACAACCAGCCACATGAAGACATCCGTGCACCTCCGGCAGAGATGGCAATggctccgccgccgcctcgcccgGTCAGTCAGGACACCTTCCGCATCTCCACGAGGAAACACAGCAACCTGATAACTGTTCCCATTCAGGATGATTCCAATTCGGGTGCTCGAGAACCACCTCCGCCAGCCCCGGCACCCGCTCACCATCATCCCGAGTATCAGGGTCAACCAGTGGTAACGCACCCTCATCATATAATGCCTCCACAGCAACATTACGCGCCACCCcccccaccacctccaccaATAAGCCATCCTCTGCAGCatcctccccaggcagcaggcacTCCTCACATGGTGTATAGCCAAGCTCCTCCGCCACCAATgacctctgctcctcctccgATAACCCCACCACCTGGACATATAATTGCCCAGATGCCACCATACATGAATCATCCTCCTCCGGGacctccccctcctcagcacGGAGGCCCCCCCGTAAATGTAAGcgcgccccctccccaccactACAACCCTAACTCTTTGCCACAGTTCAGTGAAGATCAAGGAACTCTTAGCCCCCCTTTCACACAGCCAGGGGGGATGAGTCCAGGGATTTGGCCAGCTCCACGAGGGCCGCCTCCACCTCCAAGAATGCAAGGGCCTCCTGCTCAGGCCCCTCTTCCTGGACCACACCACCCTGATCAAGCCAGGTACAGACCCTATTACCAATGA